A genomic stretch from Candidatus Eisenbacteria bacterium includes:
- a CDS encoding group II intron reverse transcriptase/maturase — protein sequence SWLRRRVRMCYWKQWRRARTKVGKLLALGTRKREAILTAISRKSYWHLSKSLATQTGMTNAWLASQGLLSIRDLWMKAHGYA from the coding sequence CAGCTGGCTCCGCCGGCGTGTCCGAATGTGCTACTGGAAGCAGTGGCGCCGGGCGCGAACAAAGGTGGGGAAACTGTTGGCATTGGGAACACGCAAACGCGAGGCGATCTTGACGGCGATCAGTCGCAAAAGCTACTGGCACCTGTCGAAATCCCTCGCGACACAGACCGGAATGACGAATGCGTGGCTTGCAAGCCAAGGATTGCTTTCCATCCGCGATCTGTGGATGAAAGCGCATGGCTATGCGTGA